In one window of Cellulophaga sp. HaHa_2_95 DNA:
- the fmt gene encoding methionyl-tRNA formyltransferase, protein MSKLRIVFMGTPDFAVGILDTLVQHSFDIVGVITAPDKPAGRGRKLNESAVKKYAVAHHLKVLQPTNLKNEEFLEELKALKPNLQIIVAFRMLPKVVWEIPEHGTFNLHASLLPDYRGAAPINWAIINGETKTGVTTFFIDDKIDTGEILLQSDIAIDPEENAGSLHDKLMILGADLVITTVKAIESGNVTTKKQPDTPIEKVAYKIHKDTCEINWDTSMDKIYNHIRGLSPYPASWTTLYNGETELFLKIYDAALLKEEHSIKVKSVVFDKKTIKIAVTGGFIDLLEIQLPGKRKMKTHEVLNGLKLDENAYVG, encoded by the coding sequence ATGAGCAAACTACGAATAGTCTTTATGGGAACTCCAGATTTTGCAGTCGGCATACTGGATACTTTAGTACAGCATTCTTTTGATATTGTTGGTGTCATTACGGCACCAGACAAACCTGCGGGTCGCGGTAGAAAACTAAATGAATCTGCCGTAAAAAAATATGCTGTAGCACATCACCTGAAGGTATTACAACCTACCAATTTAAAGAACGAAGAATTTCTAGAAGAATTAAAAGCGTTGAAACCTAATCTACAGATTATTGTTGCTTTTAGAATGCTCCCAAAAGTAGTCTGGGAAATTCCAGAGCACGGTACATTTAATTTACATGCTTCCCTCCTGCCTGATTATAGAGGTGCTGCCCCAATAAACTGGGCAATTATTAATGGAGAGACAAAAACAGGCGTTACTACCTTCTTTATAGATGATAAGATTGATACCGGAGAAATACTGCTACAATCAGACATAGCTATTGATCCAGAAGAGAACGCAGGAAGCCTACATGACAAGTTGATGATCTTGGGTGCTGATCTAGTGATAACTACGGTAAAAGCCATTGAATCTGGCAATGTAACTACAAAGAAGCAACCAGATACGCCTATTGAAAAAGTAGCTTATAAAATTCATAAAGATACTTGTGAGATTAATTGGGATACTTCAATGGATAAAATTTACAACCATATTCGTGGGTTGAGTCCGTATCCTGCATCATGGACTACCTTATATAATGGGGAAACAGAATTATTTCTGAAAATTTACGATGCCGCGTTACTAAAAGAAGAACATTCTATAAAAGTTAAATCGGTAGTTTTTGACAAAAAGACCATCAAAATTGCTGTGACTGGCGGTTTCATTGATCTTTTAGAGATTCAGCTTCCTGGAAAAAGAAAGATGAAAACCCATGAGGTACTAAATGGCTTAAAATTGGATGAAAATGCATATGTTGGCTAA
- a CDS encoding HU family DNA-binding protein: MNKTELIDAMAADAGITKAAAKKALESFLGNVEGSLKKGGRVSLVGFGSWSVSKREARDGRNPQTGETIKIAAKNVVKFKAGAELAKAVN; this comes from the coding sequence ATGAACAAAACAGAATTAATCGATGCAATGGCAGCAGATGCTGGTATCACGAAAGCAGCTGCAAAGAAAGCTTTAGAGTCTTTTTTAGGAAATGTTGAAGGTTCTCTTAAAAAAGGTGGTAGAGTTTCTTTAGTAGGTTTCGGATCTTGGTCTGTATCTAAAAGAGAAGCAAGAGATGGTAGAAATCCTCAAACAGGAGAAACTATCAAAATTGCTGCTAAAAACGTTGTTAAGTTTAAAGCTGGTGCTGAATTAGCGAAAGCAGTAAACTAA
- a CDS encoding YqgE/AlgH family protein, with translation MIHLQPEKGKLLIAEPALAGDVSFSRSVVLLAEHGEDGSVGFILNKPLDYSISDLVTEIEVPFKVFNGGPVEQDNLYFIHKVPELIANSIEISDGIYWGGDFECIVGLINTNAISEEDIRFFLGYTGWSSLQLDKELTSKSWAILPNKYESNIIQKAPGAFWKENMLTLGGDYLLWSNTPENPSLN, from the coding sequence ATGATACATCTACAACCTGAAAAAGGGAAACTCTTAATTGCAGAACCAGCATTGGCTGGTGATGTTTCTTTTAGTAGATCTGTTGTATTACTCGCAGAACATGGCGAAGACGGATCTGTAGGATTTATTTTAAATAAGCCCTTAGACTATTCTATTAGTGACCTAGTGACAGAAATAGAAGTGCCTTTTAAAGTATTTAACGGCGGACCCGTAGAACAAGACAACCTCTACTTTATACACAAGGTACCAGAACTAATTGCCAATAGTATAGAAATATCTGACGGTATTTATTGGGGTGGAGATTTTGAGTGTATCGTAGGCTTAATCAATACAAATGCCATCTCTGAGGAAGACATTAGATTCTTTTTAGGTTATACAGGCTGGTCTTCCTTACAATTAGACAAAGAATTAACCTCTAAATCATGGGCCATACTACCTAACAAGTACGAGAGCAACATCATTCAGAAAGCCCCTGGAGCCTTCTGGAAAGAGAATATGCTTACTTTGGGTGGTGATTACCTTTTGTGGTCTAACACGCCAGAGAACCCTAGCCTGAACTAA
- a CDS encoding ATP-dependent DNA helicase RecQ, translating into MQLDPKDILKKYWGFSDFKESQEEIIAAILQQRDVLALLPTGGGKSLCFQVPALAADGICIVVSPLIALIKDQVDNLKKKGIKALALTGGISQNEVVDLLDNCLYGNYKFLYLSPERLQQDLIKDRIQEMNVNLIAIDEAHCISQWGNDFRPSYLNCSVLRDLAPDAPIIALTATATPVVAKDIVTNLRLDEPLIKKTSFARDNIAFNVRWDDDKHYQLKQLLQDSKHSGIVYVRTRKLTQELTHYLSSQNISATFYHGGLSKEVKGDRLKLWLDDKVRVMVATNAFGMGIDKADVGTIVHYQIPDSVENYFQEAGRAGRNGAPATATVLTNKSDELQVKRQFLSGLPTVPYLKTLYNKLNNYFQISFGESSTETYQLNFNAFCATYSLNPFLTYNALRILDQNSVIALSESFSKKTSIRFIATKNHIFDYIDTYGKIAPILQVILRTYGGIFEYDTKINTFAIAKKSSVSEKEVVKVLEQLKKDEIITYTAQHNDIEVLFLVPREDERTINLFAKKVELLTAQKTKNIEAVLQYLKNDTVCRSQQLLAYFGEKKEACGRCDVCLKTPPIAVEIIALAKEAILMQLQQKPQTSREIIKTVLYKEEAIFSAIQALLEDEIIDITEKNEYKITKA; encoded by the coding sequence GTGCAGCTAGACCCTAAAGACATTCTAAAAAAATATTGGGGATTTTCTGATTTTAAAGAATCTCAAGAAGAAATTATAGCTGCTATTTTACAGCAGAGAGATGTCCTCGCTTTGTTACCTACAGGCGGAGGAAAATCGCTCTGCTTTCAAGTTCCTGCGCTGGCTGCGGATGGAATTTGCATTGTCGTTTCCCCTTTAATCGCCTTAATTAAAGACCAAGTAGACAATTTAAAAAAGAAAGGCATAAAAGCATTAGCGCTAACGGGTGGTATCTCTCAAAATGAAGTGGTAGATTTATTAGACAATTGCCTTTATGGGAATTATAAATTTTTATACCTATCTCCCGAACGGTTGCAACAGGATCTTATAAAAGACCGCATTCAGGAAATGAATGTAAATCTAATTGCCATAGATGAAGCCCACTGTATTTCTCAATGGGGAAATGATTTTAGACCTTCTTACCTTAATTGTAGTGTATTAAGAGATCTTGCACCAGATGCTCCTATCATTGCTTTAACAGCCACAGCAACCCCCGTAGTCGCTAAAGATATTGTCACTAATCTAAGGCTTGATGAACCCTTAATTAAGAAAACTTCCTTTGCTAGAGATAATATAGCTTTTAATGTACGTTGGGATGATGACAAACACTACCAATTAAAGCAACTTTTACAAGACAGTAAACACAGTGGTATTGTTTATGTCCGTACCAGAAAACTAACCCAAGAATTAACGCATTACTTAAGTTCTCAAAACATAAGCGCTACCTTTTATCATGGCGGACTCTCTAAAGAGGTAAAAGGAGACCGTTTAAAGTTATGGCTAGACGATAAAGTGCGGGTCATGGTAGCTACCAATGCCTTTGGCATGGGAATAGACAAAGCAGATGTGGGCACAATTGTACATTATCAAATACCCGATAGTGTAGAAAACTATTTTCAAGAAGCTGGTAGAGCTGGTAGAAATGGTGCTCCTGCTACAGCTACTGTACTCACCAACAAATCTGACGAATTACAGGTAAAACGACAGTTTTTGAGTGGTTTACCCACGGTACCGTATTTAAAAACACTCTATAATAAGCTCAATAATTACTTTCAAATTTCTTTTGGAGAAAGTAGCACAGAAACATATCAATTAAATTTCAATGCCTTCTGCGCCACCTATTCTTTAAACCCATTTCTAACCTATAATGCACTGCGTATTTTAGACCAGAATTCTGTGATTGCTTTATCAGAATCATTCTCAAAAAAAACCAGTATCAGGTTTATCGCTACAAAAAATCATATTTTTGATTACATTGACACCTATGGCAAAATAGCGCCAATTCTGCAGGTAATTCTGAGGACTTATGGCGGAATTTTTGAGTACGATACTAAAATAAACACTTTTGCCATTGCCAAAAAATCAAGCGTTAGCGAAAAAGAGGTTGTTAAGGTATTAGAACAGTTAAAGAAAGATGAAATTATTACCTATACCGCTCAGCATAATGATATAGAAGTGTTATTTCTTGTTCCTAGAGAAGATGAAAGAACCATTAATCTCTTTGCTAAAAAAGTAGAACTCCTTACCGCCCAGAAAACAAAAAATATAGAAGCTGTTCTTCAATATTTAAAGAATGATACGGTGTGTAGAAGTCAGCAATTACTGGCCTACTTTGGAGAGAAAAAAGAGGCTTGTGGACGTTGTGATGTGTGCTTAAAAACTCCGCCTATTGCTGTAGAAATTATAGCATTAGCCAAAGAGGCCATTTTAATGCAATTACAGCAGAAGCCACAAACTTCTAGAGAAATTATAAAGACCGTCCTCTATAAAGAAGAGGCTATTTTTAGTGCTATACAGGCACTTTTAGAAGATGAAATAATAGATATTACCGAAAAAAACGAATACAAAATAACAAAAGCATGA
- a CDS encoding aminotransferase class IV codes for MLNYNGKLIPTTSHFINQDNRGLRYGDSLFETIRVVNSKIYFWEDHYLRLMASMRILRMEIPMSFTMEYLENQILETIASNSLENSASRIRLTVFRNDGGLYAPETNDISYIIEAKQLENTFFVISEDAYEVELFKDFYVNPDMLSTLKTNNKVLNVVGSIFAKENGYQNCLLLNNQKMVVEALNGNLFLVSGKTIKTPPKSEGCLNGILRKKLIDILGKLEGYTFEEASISPFELQKADELFITNAIVGIQPITKYRKKNFANTVAKDLIGKLNAAARLG; via the coding sequence ATGCTTAATTATAACGGAAAATTAATTCCGACAACATCACACTTCATCAATCAAGATAATAGGGGACTACGTTATGGTGATTCTCTTTTTGAAACGATTAGAGTTGTAAATAGTAAAATCTACTTCTGGGAAGATCATTATTTAAGATTAATGGCTTCCATGAGAATTCTGCGCATGGAAATTCCTATGAGTTTTACCATGGAATATCTTGAAAATCAAATCCTAGAAACTATTGCGAGTAACAGCTTAGAAAATAGTGCCTCAAGAATACGCTTAACGGTTTTTAGAAATGATGGAGGTTTGTATGCTCCAGAAACCAATGATATCTCTTACATTATTGAAGCCAAGCAACTAGAGAATACTTTTTTTGTGATCAGCGAAGACGCTTATGAAGTAGAGCTTTTCAAAGATTTTTATGTAAACCCTGATATGCTTTCTACGTTAAAAACAAATAATAAAGTTTTAAATGTAGTAGGAAGTATTTTTGCAAAAGAAAACGGCTATCAGAATTGCTTACTTCTAAATAACCAGAAGATGGTGGTAGAAGCATTAAATGGTAATTTGTTTTTAGTATCAGGAAAAACGATAAAGACACCTCCAAAAAGTGAAGGGTGCCTTAACGGTATCTTACGAAAAAAATTGATAGATATTCTTGGTAAATTAGAAGGTTATACATTTGAGGAAGCTTCCATTTCACCATTTGAATTACAAAAAGCAGATGAATTGTTTATCACCAATGCAATCGTAGGCATACAGCCTATTACAAAATACCGTAAAAAGAATTTTGCAAATACCGTAGCCAAAGATCTTATAGGTAAATTAAATGCAGCTGCTCGCTTAGGATAA